One window of the Novosphingobium sp. KACC 22771 genome contains the following:
- a CDS encoding Hsp70 family protein, translating into MQAIGIDFGTTNSVIARASDGAHAEMIGYAAPDGPTTVFRSALCFWQDEAFRGGLAHEAGPWAIAEYLDFPQGSRFLQSFKSVAASASFEHANLFEKRLRFEELGQIFLNHLMTHGGDPMKDAPECVVVGRPVRYVGSRPDAALARRRYDAMFASLGRPVHYVYEPLGAAYSFASRLGHPATLLVADFGGGTSDFSLVRVEAPGAARRCVPLASAGIGIAGDRFDYRIMDHLVLPLLGKGGTYRSFDKVLEIPPGHFTDFGDWSRLALMRNRRTLEQLAKLKRSATDPAAIGRMITIVEQELGYALYEAVGRLKRALSSETHAAFRFADADLSIEADVTREEFERWIEPDLQRIGETVDTVLARAGISADQVDHVFLTGGSSLIPAVRRLFERRFGESRLASGNELTSIAHGLALIGNAPDLADWVVGEEDQG; encoded by the coding sequence ATGCAGGCCATCGGCATCGATTTCGGCACCACCAATTCGGTCATTGCCCGCGCATCGGACGGCGCCCATGCCGAGATGATCGGCTATGCCGCTCCCGATGGCCCCACCACGGTGTTCCGCTCGGCCCTGTGCTTCTGGCAGGACGAGGCCTTTCGCGGCGGTCTGGCGCATGAGGCGGGGCCTTGGGCGATTGCCGAATATCTCGATTTTCCCCAAGGCAGCCGTTTCCTGCAATCCTTCAAATCCGTGGCGGCCAGTGCCTCCTTCGAACACGCCAATCTGTTTGAAAAACGCCTGCGGTTTGAGGAATTGGGCCAGATTTTCCTGAACCATCTGATGACGCATGGCGGCGACCCGATGAAGGATGCGCCCGAATGCGTGGTGGTGGGGCGGCCCGTACGCTATGTGGGGTCGCGGCCCGATGCGGCGCTGGCGCGCAGGCGCTATGATGCGATGTTTGCCTCGCTGGGGCGCCCCGTCCATTATGTCTATGAACCGCTGGGCGCGGCCTACAGTTTCGCCTCGCGGCTCGGCCATCCGGCGACTTTGCTGGTGGCCGATTTCGGCGGGGGCACCAGCGACTTTTCGCTGGTTCGGGTTGAGGCGCCGGGGGCCGCGCGGCGCTGTGTGCCGCTGGCCTCGGCGGGGATCGGCATCGCGGGCGACCGCTTTGACTATCGCATCATGGACCATCTCGTGCTGCCCCTGCTGGGCAAGGGCGGCACCTATCGCTCGTTCGACAAGGTGCTGGAGATCCCGCCTGGCCATTTCACCGATTTCGGCGATTGGTCGCGTCTGGCGCTGATGCGCAATCGGCGGACGCTGGAGCAATTGGCCAAACTCAAGCGCAGCGCCACCGACCCGGCTGCCATCGGCCGCATGATCACTATCGTCGAGCAGGAACTGGGCTATGCGCTTTACGAGGCGGTGGGGCGGCTCAAACGCGCGCTGTCGAGCGAGACGCATGCCGCGTTCCGTTTTGCCGATGCCGACCTGAGTATCGAGGCCGATGTCACGCGCGAGGAATTTGAGCGCTGGATCGAGCCGGACCTGCAACGGATCGGCGAAACGGTCGATACGGTTCTGGCGCGTGCGGGGATAAGCGCTGATCAGGTGGACCATGTGTTTCTGACCGGCGGGTCCTCGCTGATCCCGGCGGTGCGCCGCCTGTTCGAGCGGCGTTTTGGCGAAAGCCGTTTGGCCAGCGGCAATGAACTGACCTCGATCGCCCATGGATTGGCGCTGATCGGCAATGCGCCCGATCTGGCCGATTGGGTGGTGGGTGAGGAGGATCAGGGTTGA
- a CDS encoding metal-sensing transcriptional repressor → MSHATDKDLTNRLKRANGHLASIIAMIEENRSALDVAQQLAAVVAALDKAKTRLVAHHIEHHLADTLGELTPEMRERLAQLSELAKYL, encoded by the coding sequence ATGAGCCACGCCACCGACAAGGACCTGACCAACCGCCTCAAGCGCGCCAACGGCCACCTCGCCAGCATCATCGCGATGATCGAGGAAAACCGCAGCGCGCTCGATGTGGCCCAGCAACTGGCAGCCGTGGTGGCCGCGCTGGACAAGGCCAAGACGCGGCTGGTGGCGCATCATATCGAGCATCATCTGGCCGACACACTGGGCGAATTGACGCCCGAAATGCGCGAAAGGCTGGCGCAATTGTCCGAGCTGGCGAAATATCTCTGA
- a CDS encoding nickel/cobalt efflux transporter produces MTDLASLIAEDATHGWLFIPSAIVLGALHGLEPGHSKTMMAAFIIAVKGTVRQAVLLGLAATLSHTLVVWLVAMGGMWAFGGFRAEDTEPYFQLASGAVIVAMAIWMIWRARSDLHAAHQHAHAHEHGHHHHRHHHEPTEAEIHELELATGGYVDAHEAAHAEDIRRRFSGWSVTTGQIALFGLTGGLVPCPGAITVLMLCLQLHRVALGAVLVAGFSVGLALTMVASGVLAALSLRHLEKRWSGFGDAVRKAPLISGAVILIVGGVIALDGARHLL; encoded by the coding sequence ATGACCGATCTTGCTTCCCTTATCGCTGAGGACGCCACCCATGGCTGGCTCTTTATTCCCAGCGCCATCGTGCTAGGCGCGCTTCACGGGCTGGAGCCGGGTCATTCCAAGACGATGATGGCGGCCTTCATCATCGCGGTGAAGGGCACTGTGCGTCAGGCGGTGCTGCTGGGATTGGCGGCCACGCTGTCGCATACGCTGGTCGTCTGGCTGGTGGCGATGGGAGGCATGTGGGCCTTCGGCGGCTTTCGGGCGGAGGATACCGAGCCTTATTTCCAGCTTGCTTCTGGCGCGGTGATCGTGGCCATGGCGATCTGGATGATCTGGCGCGCGCGCTCCGATCTGCACGCGGCCCATCAACATGCACACGCCCATGAACATGGGCATCATCATCATCGCCACCATCACGAGCCGACCGAGGCAGAAATCCACGAACTCGAACTGGCCACTGGGGGCTATGTCGATGCCCATGAAGCAGCCCATGCCGAAGACATTCGGCGCCGCTTTTCCGGCTGGTCGGTCACCACGGGCCAAATCGCCCTGTTCGGCCTGACGGGCGGGCTGGTGCCTTGTCCCGGCGCGATTACGGTGCTGATGCTGTGTCTGCAATTGCACCGTGTCGCGTTGGGCGCGGTGCTGGTGGCGGGATTTTCGGTGGGGCTTGCCTTGACGATGGTGGCATCCGGCGTGCTGGCCGCGCTCTCGCTGCGTCATCTTGAAAAGCGCTGGAGCGGGTTTGGCGATGCGGTCCGCAAGGCACCATTGATCTCGGGCGCGGTGATCCTGATCGTGGGCGGCGTGATTGCGCTTGACGGCGCGCGCCATCTGCTCTGA
- a CDS encoding sodium:calcium antiporter, whose translation MPSLAVTIALLLGSAVVIYLACEYFVNGVEWVGEKMAVGQKATGTILAAFGTALPESVVTLVAVAFGTSAAAKELGVGAALGGPLALSTIAYATVGVVLLLTGRRLAATAEMAQTFRHLSKDQGWFLAIFAAKITLGVIAFAWKPWLGVLFLAAYALYVRQELGGAGDDAEEGLEPLKFQPRREVPATAMAVFQVLLALVVIFIASQTFVRQLEALGPALGLRPQLLALLLSPIATELPETMNAIIWVRQGKYRLALANISGAMMIQATIPTALGLFFTPWLLTPPLLVAAGSTMAAVLIMFLVFRRGKASRALLAGMALLYLVFVAILAALHVG comes from the coding sequence ATGCCCTCACTTGCCGTCACAATTGCGCTGCTGCTCGGATCAGCGGTCGTGATCTATTTGGCCTGCGAATATTTTGTGAATGGCGTCGAATGGGTCGGCGAAAAAATGGCCGTGGGTCAAAAGGCCACCGGCACAATTCTGGCCGCCTTTGGCACGGCCCTGCCCGAAAGCGTCGTTACGCTTGTTGCCGTGGCTTTTGGCACGAGCGCTGCGGCCAAGGAATTGGGCGTCGGAGCGGCGCTGGGCGGCCCGCTGGCGCTCTCGACGATCGCATACGCCACGGTTGGCGTGGTGCTGTTGTTGACGGGGCGGCGGCTTGCCGCAACGGCGGAGATGGCCCAGACCTTCCGCCACCTCAGCAAAGATCAAGGCTGGTTCCTCGCCATTTTTGCCGCCAAGATCACATTGGGTGTGATCGCTTTTGCCTGGAAGCCTTGGCTGGGCGTGCTGTTCCTTGCCGCTTACGCGCTTTACGTCCGACAGGAACTGGGCGGCGCGGGTGATGATGCCGAAGAAGGGCTCGAGCCGCTGAAATTTCAGCCCCGGCGCGAGGTGCCCGCAACGGCAATGGCGGTTTTCCAGGTGCTGTTGGCGCTGGTGGTGATCTTTATCGCCTCACAAACCTTCGTGCGGCAATTGGAGGCGCTCGGTCCTGCTCTGGGCCTTCGCCCACAATTGCTGGCGCTGTTGCTCAGCCCGATTGCCACCGAACTGCCCGAAACCATGAATGCGATAATCTGGGTGCGACAGGGTAAATATCGGCTCGCTCTGGCCAATATTTCCGGCGCGATGATGATTCAGGCTACCATTCCAACCGCGCTTGGCCTGTTTTTCACGCCATGGCTGCTAACGCCGCCGCTGTTGGTCGCGGCGGGCTCGACGATGGCGGCGGTCCTCATCATGTTCCTTGTGTTCCGGCGCGGCAAGGCTTCGCGCGCGCTGTTGGCCGGAATGGCACTGCTCTATCTCGTATTCGTCGCCATCCTTGCGGCGCTGCATGTGGGATAA
- a CDS encoding lactonase family protein: MIFKVLLGSFALALGASSALATPLLIGTYTGKESKGIYLYHFDDRSGRIDARPVQVMTADNPSWLVLSPDHRLLYAVDENGEGGRDPVGRASAFRMEPTSGRMTFINRVSTLGAEPTHASLSKDGRYLFVANYAVSPDPGGTLSVLPVGKGGALGPVTQVKTFRASMVNPERQASPHIHSVVSSPDGRFVFVQDLGGDRVYAYRYNPEHRETPLSALRDAPFTELPKGSGPRHLIFSPDGRHAYLTLEMSGQVAVLDHAEGRLTLRQLVALAPDGFSGKVSAAGLHFSPDGRFLAVTNRGTDNQLLSFRISPEDGTLHLADRRSVEGKEPREFAFSPDGRFVLIANQRSHAINVFRRDPASGTVKEQVQSLSIDQASDIKFLTR, translated from the coding sequence ATGATTTTCAAGGTTTTGCTTGGCTCTTTCGCTCTGGCGCTGGGGGCCTCTTCGGCTCTGGCCACGCCGCTGTTGATCGGCACCTATACGGGCAAGGAGAGCAAGGGGATCTACCTCTATCATTTCGATGACCGCAGCGGCCGGATCGATGCGCGCCCGGTGCAGGTCATGACGGCGGACAACCCCTCCTGGCTGGTGCTCTCGCCTGATCACCGGTTGCTGTATGCGGTGGATGAAAACGGCGAGGGCGGGCGCGATCCGGTGGGCCGCGCCTCGGCCTTTAGGATGGAGCCGACCAGCGGACGGATGACCTTCATCAACCGCGTTTCGACCCTGGGCGCCGAACCGACCCATGCCAGTTTGAGCAAGGACGGGCGTTATCTGTTTGTGGCCAATTACGCGGTTTCGCCCGATCCTGGCGGCACCTTGTCCGTCCTGCCGGTGGGCAAGGGCGGGGCGCTGGGGCCGGTGACCCAGGTCAAGACCTTCCGCGCCAGTATGGTCAACCCCGAAAGGCAGGCCTCGCCCCACATCCATTCGGTCGTTTCCTCTCCCGATGGCCGCTTTGTCTTTGTTCAGGATCTGGGGGGCGACCGGGTCTATGCCTATCGCTACAATCCAGAGCATCGCGAGACGCCGCTGTCGGCGCTGCGTGATGCGCCGTTTACCGAATTGCCCAAGGGGTCCGGGCCGCGCCATCTGATTTTTTCGCCCGATGGCCGCCATGCCTATCTCACGCTGGAAATGAGCGGGCAGGTGGCGGTGCTCGACCACGCCGAGGGCCGCCTGACGCTGCGCCAGTTGGTTGCGTTGGCGCCCGATGGTTTTTCGGGCAAGGTCAGCGCGGCGGGCCTGCATTTTTCGCCCGATGGACGTTTTCTTGCGGTTACCAATCGGGGCACCGACAACCAGCTGCTCAGCTTCAGGATCTCGCCCGAGGATGGCACGCTGCACTTGGCCGACCGCCGCTCTGTCGAGGGCAAGGAGCCGCGCGAATTTGCCTTTTCGCCGGATGGTCGTTTCGTTCTGATCGCCAATCAGCGCAGCCACGCGATCAACGTATTTCGCCGTGATCCGGCCTCCGGAACGGTTAAGGAACAAGTCCAGTCATTGAGCATTGATCAAGCGTCGGACATCAAATTCCTGACGCGCTGA
- a CDS encoding LacI family DNA-binding transcriptional regulator: protein MSHTPTIHDIAKFAGVSLATVSRVLREPDKVSPARRSKVREAIAHFNYVPNAMAQQLRRPGFRTILVIIPSISNLFFAEALKNIENVAHQLGCRVLIGETQRNQERLDHYIELLTSRVADGLILFGSLLPSVLRESLDAGLPLPFPLVLAEGIVHGPDCPRVQIDNVASGILAAEHLIATGRRRIAMISGPLYLAVSTDRLEGYRRALAKAGLEQRSEWLVEGNFSMQSGYEAMQQLLAQPERPDAVFCSGDEMAIGAQTAIREKGLRMPHDIAMVGFDDMRFAAYASPPLTTIRQPAAKMGEAAVRMMLAIFRGEAIAQPTVILGHELIIRESA from the coding sequence GTGTCCCATACGCCAACCATCCATGATATTGCCAAATTCGCGGGCGTCTCGCTCGCCACCGTTTCGCGCGTTCTGCGCGAGCCGGACAAGGTCTCTCCGGCCCGGCGCAGCAAGGTGCGCGAGGCGATTGCCCATTTCAACTATGTGCCCAACGCCATGGCGCAGCAGTTGCGCCGGCCGGGATTTCGCACAATTTTGGTCATCATCCCGTCCATCTCCAATCTTTTCTTTGCCGAAGCGTTGAAGAATATCGAGAATGTGGCGCACCAACTGGGCTGCCGGGTTCTCATCGGCGAAACGCAGCGCAATCAGGAGCGGCTCGATCATTACATCGAACTGCTCACCTCGCGCGTTGCCGACGGGCTGATCCTCTTCGGCTCGCTCCTGCCCAGCGTTTTGCGCGAGAGTCTTGACGCGGGCCTGCCTTTGCCTTTCCCGCTGGTGCTGGCCGAAGGCATCGTGCACGGCCCTGACTGCCCGCGGGTGCAGATCGACAATGTGGCGAGCGGCATTTTGGCGGCCGAGCATCTGATCGCCACGGGGCGCAGGCGGATCGCGATGATTTCCGGCCCGCTGTATTTGGCGGTCAGCACCGACCGCCTGGAAGGCTATCGCCGCGCGCTGGCCAAAGCGGGGCTCGAACAGCGCTCCGAATGGCTGGTGGAAGGCAATTTCTCCATGCAATCGGGCTATGAAGCGATGCAGCAATTGCTGGCCCAGCCAGAACGGCCCGACGCTGTGTTTTGCTCCGGCGATGAAATGGCCATCGGCGCCCAGACCGCCATCCGTGAAAAGGGACTGCGCATGCCGCATGACATCGCGATGGTCGGCTTTGACGATATGCGCTTTGCCGCTTATGCCTCGCCCCCGCTGACCACGATCCGCCAGCCTGCCGCGAAAATGGGCGAGGCGGCGGTGCGCATGATGCTGGCGATTTTTCGTGGCGAGGCCATCGCGCAGCCGACGGTGATTCTGGGCCATGAACTGATCATCCGGGAATCTGCCTGA
- a CDS encoding LysR substrate-binding domain-containing protein encodes MMDLNDFAYFAAVVEHGGFTAASRATGVDKARLSRHVAALEERLRVRLLQRSTRSVVLTQAGKSFYEGCMLVIDGARVACESVLEFQREPSGTIRIGSPVIIAQNFLAPILPRYLAANPKVSVVIESTDRPLHPLEDRFDVILSAQAQFPDSSSLVAREIGRIRRILVAQPAFLAQHPTLRDPADLHAMPIIARHTDIVDESARWTMLNEEDVSFKLDFQPRLVTGDLQIQIEAACSGLGLALLPEPLVDARLDAGDLVRVLPDWFTPEYSLFLVYPTPRGILPSVRSFIDFALANMTVGRKKDRGPADGAGPR; translated from the coding sequence ATGATGGATCTCAATGATTTCGCCTACTTTGCCGCTGTGGTCGAACATGGCGGCTTTACCGCCGCTTCGCGCGCCACCGGTGTCGACAAGGCCCGGCTCAGCCGCCATGTCGCCGCGCTTGAGGAGCGGCTGCGGGTGCGCCTGCTCCAGCGCTCGACGCGCAGCGTGGTGCTGACCCAGGCGGGCAAGAGCTTCTATGAAGGCTGCATGCTGGTCATCGACGGGGCGCGGGTAGCCTGCGAGAGCGTGCTGGAATTTCAGCGCGAGCCTTCGGGCACCATCCGCATCGGCAGCCCGGTTATCATCGCTCAGAATTTCCTTGCGCCGATCCTGCCGCGCTATCTGGCGGCCAATCCCAAAGTGTCGGTCGTGATCGAATCCACCGACCGGCCCTTGCACCCGCTGGAGGACCGCTTCGACGTGATCCTCTCGGCGCAGGCGCAATTTCCCGATTCCAGCAGCCTTGTCGCCCGCGAAATCGGGCGGATCCGGCGTATCCTTGTGGCGCAACCGGCCTTTCTGGCCCAACATCCGACCCTGCGCGATCCGGCCGATTTGCACGCCATGCCGATCATCGCGCGCCATACCGATATTGTCGATGAAAGCGCCCGCTGGACCATGCTGAACGAGGAGGATGTGTCCTTCAAGCTGGATTTTCAGCCTCGTCTGGTGACGGGCGACCTGCAGATCCAGATCGAGGCGGCCTGTTCCGGGCTTGGCCTTGCACTTTTGCCCGAACCGCTGGTCGATGCGCGTCTCGACGCCGGGGATCTGGTGCGCGTGCTGCCCGACTGGTTCACGCCGGAATACAGCCTGTTTCTCGTCTATCCCACCCCGCGCGGCATTTTGCCCTCGGTGCGCAGTTTCATTGATTTTGCCCTAGCCAATATGACCGTCGGGCGCAAAAAAGACCGCGGACCAGCGGACGGGGCTGGTCCGCGGTGA
- a CDS encoding outer membrane protein, with product MKSVIYTAAAAFALAAVAAPAAANAQSFTGPFVGVQGGWEENDVRNPNTALGVTPLAQTSDTGTLGVFMGYDKEVYPRIVVGAQAEVNFPISSRFGNGLAAVSPKRSVDLSLRAGYLVTPKTLAYVRGGYTNALVGANIGNIHGSDDRDGWLLGGGVERKLTDKVSARLEYRYSDFSEGNGRFDRHQIFAGVAYRF from the coding sequence ATGAAGTCTGTCATCTATACTGCCGCTGCTGCCTTCGCTCTGGCCGCTGTTGCCGCCCCTGCCGCGGCCAATGCCCAGAGCTTTACCGGCCCCTTCGTCGGTGTGCAGGGCGGCTGGGAAGAGAATGACGTACGCAACCCCAACACCGCCCTTGGCGTCACCCCTCTGGCCCAGACCAGCGACACCGGCACGCTGGGCGTGTTCATGGGCTATGACAAGGAAGTCTATCCCCGCATCGTGGTGGGCGCGCAGGCCGAAGTGAACTTTCCCATCAGCTCGCGCTTTGGCAACGGGCTGGCCGCGGTTTCGCCCAAGCGTTCGGTCGATCTCTCGCTGCGCGCCGGTTATCTGGTGACGCCCAAGACGCTGGCCTATGTCCGCGGCGGTTATACCAACGCGCTGGTCGGTGCGAATATCGGCAACATCCATGGTTCGGATGACCGCGATGGCTGGCTGCTGGGCGGCGGTGTCGAACGCAAGCTGACCGACAAGGTCTCGGCGCGTCTCGAATATCGCTACAGCGATTTCAGCGAAGGCAATGGCCGGTTTGACCGTCACCAGATCTTCGCGGGCGTCGCCTACCGCTTTTAA
- a CDS encoding rod shape-determining protein has product MSIFDRISYASSDLAIDLGTANTVVYVRNRGVVIAEPSVVALQTTQGINSVLAVGDDAKLMMGRTPEHIKTVRPLRSGVISDIDVAEQMLKHFIRKAQGQRGRMRGSPEIIVCVPSGSTSVERRAIRDAASNAGARKVWLIEETMAAAIGADLPVTHPIGSMVVDIGGGTTEVGVIATGGISMAMSVRVGGDRMDDAIASYVRRTHNLLIGEATAERVKLQLGAAQLAEGPVPTAIVKGRDLVRGVPLEITISQAEIVEALAEPVGQIVAAVRSALENTPPEIAADIIDGGIIMTGGGALLSNLDRLIAAETGLPVKVADNPLDCVALGAGHVLEDASYRGVLHAT; this is encoded by the coding sequence ATGTCCATATTTGACCGGATTTCCTATGCCTCATCCGATTTGGCGATCGATCTGGGCACGGCCAATACGGTGGTCTATGTCCGCAACCGGGGCGTGGTGATTGCCGAGCCGTCGGTGGTCGCGCTGCAGACCACGCAGGGGATCAACAGTGTGCTGGCGGTGGGCGATGATGCCAAGCTGATGATGGGCCGCACGCCCGAGCATATCAAAACCGTGCGCCCTTTGCGAAGCGGGGTCATTTCCGACATTGATGTGGCCGAGCAGATGCTCAAACATTTTATCCGCAAGGCCCAAGGGCAGCGGGGGCGGATGCGCGGCAGCCCGGAGATCATCGTCTGCGTTCCGTCCGGCTCGACCTCGGTCGAGCGGCGGGCCATACGCGATGCCGCCTCCAATGCGGGCGCGCGCAAAGTCTGGCTGATCGAGGAAACCATGGCCGCCGCCATCGGCGCCGATCTGCCCGTTACCCATCCCATCGGCTCGATGGTGGTCGATATCGGCGGGGGCACGACCGAGGTGGGTGTGATCGCCACGGGCGGCATCAGCATGGCCATGTCGGTGCGCGTCGGTGGCGACAGGATGGATGATGCCATTGCCTCCTATGTCCGGCGCACGCACAATCTGCTGATTGGCGAGGCGACCGCCGAGAGGGTCAAGCTGCAACTGGGCGCGGCGCAACTGGCCGAGGGGCCTGTGCCCACGGCCATCGTCAAGGGGCGCGATCTGGTCCGGGGCGTGCCGCTGGAAATCACCATCTCGCAGGCCGAAATTGTCGAGGCCCTGGCCGAGCCGGTGGGGCAAATCGTGGCCGCCGTGCGCAGCGCGCTGGAAAACACCCCGCCCGAAATTGCCGCCGACATCATTGATGGCGGGATCATCATGACCGGCGGCGGGGCGCTGCTGAGCAATCTTGACCGGCTGATCGCGGCGGAAACCGGCCTGCCGGTAAAGGTGGCGGACAATCCGCTGGATTGCGTTGCGCTGGGCGCGGGCCATGTGCTGGAGGATGCCTCCTATCGCGGCGTCCTGCATGCCACCTAG
- a CDS encoding TadE/TadG family type IV pilus assembly protein: MESGHALGGVWTRPRPARRFCQKLWRDASGGATIEFALVTPAVIALLLAILHIALIYLAQEGLETAVEASSRLILTGSAQTLQLGSGTGAYTGMKAADFKTAVCNGISGKDASGAAVTYPSSLPPFLTCNRLYVNVQVVPASCTTPTITTPNFTYTNGTLTSTGTGYGQSNCAGTTNSNGGISGTQKSLVIVQLIYLWPTVSAPMGLNFVNQANGNRMLVATSVVTVEGYLCASGVTSC; this comes from the coding sequence TTGGAATCTGGTCACGCCTTGGGCGGGGTATGGACGCGTCCGCGCCCGGCCCGGCGCTTTTGCCAAAAGCTGTGGCGCGATGCATCGGGCGGGGCAACCATCGAGTTTGCTCTGGTCACCCCCGCCGTCATCGCACTGCTGTTGGCGATTTTGCATATTGCACTGATTTATCTGGCGCAGGAAGGGCTGGAAACGGCGGTTGAGGCATCCTCGCGCCTGATCCTGACGGGTTCGGCACAAACGCTGCAATTGGGCAGCGGCACCGGGGCCTATACGGGCATGAAGGCCGCCGATTTCAAAACTGCCGTATGCAACGGCATTTCGGGCAAGGACGCCAGCGGCGCGGCTGTCACCTATCCCTCCTCGCTGCCGCCCTTCCTCACCTGCAACCGGCTTTATGTGAATGTTCAGGTCGTGCCCGCCAGTTGCACCACGCCCACCATCACCACGCCCAATTTCACCTATACCAACGGCACGCTGACCAGCACCGGCACCGGCTATGGCCAATCCAATTGCGCGGGCACGACCAACAGCAATGGCGGGATCAGCGGCACCCAGAAATCGCTGGTGATCGTCCAGTTGATCTATCTGTGGCCCACGGTTTCGGCGCCGATGGGACTCAATTTCGTCAATCAGGCCAATGGCAACCGTATGCTGGTGGCCACCTCTGTGGTGACGGTCGAAGGCTATCTCTGCGCCTCGGGGGTGACGTCATGCTAG
- a CDS encoding TadE/TadG family type IV pilus assembly protein, whose translation MLGRLARDRDGAALIEFAFTLPVLLILFIGGYVVADMIACSRKVTVATRALADLVGRNVSPSSTVTSATLTTYMNSAQLVMTPMPAAQTTLQITNLRVCDATHAYVVWSQAQANGATTTSSLTAGTVISIPANLVTAPMVPSSPDGSNVCQNTTSGANKVMVGTAGGYLFLGQISFTYTPPIGLGTLTTTKLSDQDYMIPRLP comes from the coding sequence ATGCTAGGCCGTCTGGCGCGCGATCGCGATGGGGCGGCGCTGATCGAGTTTGCCTTTACCCTGCCGGTGCTGCTGATCCTGTTTATCGGCGGCTATGTGGTGGCCGACATGATCGCCTGCTCGCGCAAGGTCACGGTGGCCACGCGCGCTCTGGCCGATCTGGTGGGGCGCAATGTGTCGCCCTCCAGCACCGTCACGTCGGCCACGCTGACCACCTATATGAACTCGGCCCAATTGGTGATGACGCCCATGCCCGCCGCCCAGACCACGCTTCAGATCACCAATCTGCGCGTGTGTGATGCCACCCATGCCTATGTCGTGTGGAGCCAGGCGCAGGCCAATGGCGCCACCACGACCTCGTCGCTGACCGCCGGGACCGTGATATCCATTCCGGCCAATCTGGTCACCGCGCCCATGGTGCCCTCCTCGCCCGATGGCTCCAATGTCTGCCAGAACACCACCAGCGGCGCCAACAAGGTGATGGTCGGCACCGCCGGGGGCTACCTCTTTCTGGGCCAGATCAGCTTTACTTATACCCCGCCCATCGGTCTTGGAACGCTCACGACAACGAAGCTGAGCGATCAGGACTATATGATTCCCCGCCTGCCTTAG